The Leptolyngbya sp. CCY15150 genome includes a window with the following:
- a CDS encoding transposase: protein MTPHVTRVERYGGMCPCCQKAYQAPVAVGLEPGSPFGSSIASLVTYLRYSHAISYGRLRQLMSELYGLRLSEGAIANLLQRVQTQLEAPVSKIVERLRSARLVGSDETGARVNGKNQWEWVFQ from the coding sequence GTGACCCCTCACGTTACGCGAGTAGAACGCTACGGTGGGATGTGTCCCTGTTGCCAGAAGGCGTATCAAGCCCCTGTTGCGGTTGGCTTGGAACCCGGCTCACCCTTTGGCAGCAGTATCGCAAGTCTGGTGACCTATCTGCGCTACAGTCATGCCATCAGTTATGGGCGCTTACGTCAGTTGATGAGCGAGCTTTACGGTCTGAGGCTCTCAGAAGGAGCGATTGCCAACCTCTTGCAACGGGTGCAGACACAACTGGAAGCTCCAGTGAGCAAGATTGTGGAGCGCTTACGCAGTGCACGTCTGGTTGGCAGTGATGAAACGGGGGCACGGGTGAATGGGAAAAACCAGTGGGAATGGGTGTTTCAAA